Proteins encoded in a region of the Quercus lobata isolate SW786 chromosome 8, ValleyOak3.0 Primary Assembly, whole genome shotgun sequence genome:
- the LOC115958027 gene encoding uncharacterized protein LOC115958027, whose translation MIRSIQRCDEGSDMHTDLTFTLELVEELGRLKLANALAEAVDIDTQAPVRGGQRGGSRGGGHRGGGQAGRSRTTESAPIYEEGNEEGVEEAWLGTDWVLSDDDGRTPRCTPGDGAGPSHTVDHQGTVPAHTTSHGASTDFEGPPRMSPPVFSGSAHDGGCIFVPTPGMPTPPLVHVDPTMSAPSQTPHGEAVQIEQIPAEDIEPVEALRRSRRPRAHAPDCGTGDGKIRPVRAYGRKRKDH comes from the exons ATGATTAGGTCTATACAGAGGTGCGATGAAGGTTCTGACATGCACACTGACCTTACATTTACACTAGAGCTTGTGGAGGAGCTAGGCCGACTTAAATTGGCGAATGCGCTTGCAGAAGCAGTTGACATTGATACACAGGCCCCAGTTCGTGGCGGGCAACGTGGTGGGTCTCGTGGGGGTGGACATCGTGGAGGTGGTCAAGCTGGTCGCAGCCGTACGACCGAGTCGGCTCCCATCTACGAGGAAGGGAATGAGGAGGGTGTAGAAGAGGCATGGCTTGGCACTGATTGGGTACTGTCTGATGACGACGGCAGGACACCGCGATGCACGCCTGGCGATGGTGCTGGGCCATCCCATACCGTCGATCATCAGGGCACTGTTCCAGCCCACACTACATCCCATGGTGCTAGCACGGACTTTGAGGGCCCTCCTCGTATGTCGCCCCCAGTTTTCAGTGGATCTGCCCATGATGGTGGATGCATATTTGTCCCCACACCAGGCATGCCCACCCCACCTCTAGTGCATGTGGACCCCACCATGTCAGCTCCATCTCAAACCCCCCACGGAGAGGCTGTACAGATTGAGCAGATACCGGCTGAGGACATTGAGCCGGTGGAGGCTTTGCGGAGATCGCGACGCCCGCGTGCGCATGCTCCCGATTGCGGGACCGGTGATG GTAAGATTAGACCTGTCAGGGCATATGGGCGGAAACGAAAAGATCATTAA
- the LOC115955532 gene encoding serine/threonine-protein phosphatase 7 long form homolog, whose amino-acid sequence MSDMQALDRVRPGPDVDTQLAQQPNHRSSPLWSCAADEEVPGMIKVRRRKCVLPQGGLDPCIMQHIDAAGLNGLFKVPDMEVDHALITALVERWRPETHTFHLPHGEMGITLQDMEVMLGLPVDGLPVTGKTDYIWNELCEQLLGHKPPPPIPNSNKSILAGARIRYTWLDAQFADPLVADAADEVVQQHACYHLLVRMGALLFMDRSADRVSLLPLQLLNPVSNARRYSWGSAALAWLYRQLCGASKKDAMQIGGALLLVQLWAYSRLTQLCPVVRPPLPPVHSGPLAIRWSGPKCTAEHATHVLAAYRASLATVRAEQIVWEPYTHTLGSLPAYCTAGQHIWRAEVPLIFFWIVEWHHPERVLRQFGMKQPVPSVVDTSTTLHKISLQGKWEKNWEVEHDPFIRQWANRVNVVRGSDLLDDDDTYLVEYMMWYNRHTRRYITPDSAYWELMVRQQFLFYG is encoded by the exons ATGTCAGATATGCAGGCACTAGATAGAGTGCGGCCTGGACCCGATGTGGATACCCAGTTGGCCCAGCAGCCGAATCATCGGTCAAGTCCGCTTTGGAGTTGCGCCGCTGACGAG GAGGTGCCTGGCATGATAAAGGTTCGACGCCGTAAATGTGTATTGCCACAGGGTGGGTTAGATCCATGTATCATGCAACACATAGATGCAGCAGGGTTGAATGGTTTATTCAAGGTTCCTGATATGGAGGTCGACCACGCCTTGATCACGGCGTTGGTTGAGCGGTGGCGTCCGGAGACGCACACGTTCCACTTACCTCATGGAGAAATGGGTATCACCTTGCAAGATATGGAGGTGATGCTGGGGCTTCCGGTGGATGGGTTGCCTGTCACTGGGAAGACAGACTACATATGGAATGAGCTGTGCGAACAGTTGTTGGGCCATAAACCTCCACCCCCGATACCAAACTCAAACAAGTCTATCCTTGCTGGGGCGAGGATAAGATACACCTGGCTTGATGCACAGTTTGCCGATCCCTTAGTTGCGGACGCTGCTGACGAAGTCGTGCAGCAACATGCCTGCTACCACCTACTTGTACGGATGGGGGCCCTCTTGTTCATGGACAGGTCTGCGGACCGGGTCTCACTGCTGCCTCTGCAGTTGCTCAACCCAGTCAGCAATGCGAGACGGTATAGCTGGGGTAGTGCAGCATTGGCCTGGCTGTATAGGCAACTTTGTGGTGCATCGAAGAAGGATGCGATGCAGATTGGAGGAGCACTGTTGTTGGTGCAGCTATGGGCCTATTCAAGGTTGACACAATTATGCCCTGTTGTGAGGCCGCCTCTACCACCAGTGCACTCAGGGCCCCTTGCCATTAG GTGGAGCGGGCCAAAATGCACCGCAGAGCATGCCACACACGTCCTTGCTGCGTACCGGGCGTCACTGGCTACAGTACGGGCCGAGCAG ATTGTATGGGAGCCGTATACGCATACGCTAGGCTCCCTACCTGCGTATTGCACTGCTGGGCAGCATATTTGGAGGGCCGAGGTGCCGTTGATATTCTTTTGGATAGTGGAGTGGCATCATCCTGAGCGAGTCCTCCGTCAGTTTGGGATGAAGCAACCAGTTCCAAGTGTCGTGGATACGTCAACTACCCTTCACAAGATATCCCTTCAGGGTAAATGGGAGAAGAACTGGGAGGTAGAACATGATCCCTTTATTCGGCAATGGGCCAACCGAGTGAATGTAGTTCGTGGGTCCGATCTCCTAGACGATGATGATACGTATCTCGTTGAGTACATGATGTGGTACAATCGCCACACAAGGCGGTACATAACACCAGATTCCGCATATTGGGAACTCATGGTGAGGCAACAATTCCTATTTTATGGATGA